A stretch of Cicer arietinum cultivar CDC Frontier isolate Library 1 chromosome 5, Cicar.CDCFrontier_v2.0, whole genome shotgun sequence DNA encodes these proteins:
- the LOC140920526 gene encoding uncharacterized protein: protein MDEEKSVTVQLADFNKILDDLENLEVKLDDEDKALILLRALPMSYEHFKDAIMFGREQTITLEEVHTSIRTKESYKRIEIKNDNNAEILNGHFKKDFPEINESRNSQDSGNVALVDAGYESTEALMISNSEGENNWNLLNGDKIEKLEFCDHCILGKSKRGSFGVDQHNTSRPFEYTHSDLWGPSRTKTHAGCSYFLTIIDDYSRKVWIYVIKSKSDTFMKFKEWHMQIETQKETKLKCLRTDNGLKYLSEQFNKYFRDLCIQRHRTVAGTPQQNGIAERMNRTILERVRCMILSVGLPKTFGGEAAVTTVYLINRCPSSSIGFKTQIEMWNGKPADYSNLKVFGSLAFAHTRNEGHCRNAEHSPFQFCRNAEHSSFQNCRNAERSPVNSASNNNGESVQIEVESPEDQEINHEDIIDTSLDGNVAIETDLVNYNLVRDKERKVIKPPIRYGEADLICYTLSVAEDLQRDEPNNYREAINGEDKEAWMTAMIEEMQSLEKNQT from the exons ATGGATGAAGAGAAATCTGTCACGGTTCAACTTGCTGATTTTAACAAGATCCTTGATGATTTGGAAAATTTAGAAGTCAAGCTAGATGATGAAGACAAAGCTCTGATCTTGCTTAGAGCACTGCCAATGTCTTATGAACATTTCAAGGATGCTATAATGTTTGGAAGAGAACAAACAATTACTCTTGAAGAAGTGCATACCTCTATCCGGACAAAGGAAAGCTATAAAAGAATTGAGATCAAGAATGATAATAATGCTGAAATTCTGAAT GGGCATTTCAAGAAAGATTTCCCTGAAATAAATGAATCAAGAAATTCTCAAGATTCAGGAAATGTTGCACTTGTTGATGCTGGTTATGAATCTACAGAGGCGTTGATGATTTCAAATTCTGAAGGTGAAAATAATTGG AATTTGCTTAATGgtgacaaaattgaaaaattggaATTTTGTGATCATTGTATTCTAGGAAAGTCTAAGAGGGGCAGTTTTGGTGTTGACCAACACAACACCTCTAGGCCTTTTGAATATACTCATTCTGATTTGTGGGGTCCTTCAAGGACAAAGACTCATGCTGGTTGTTCTTACTTCTTAACCAtaattgatgattattctaggaaAGTTTGGATCTATGTCATTAAAAGTAAAAGTGacacttttatgaaatttaaagaatGGCATATGCAAATTGAAACTCAAAAGGAAACTAAGCTGAAATGTTTAAGAACTGACAATGGCCTGAAGTATCTTTCAGAGCAGTTTAATAAGTATTTCAGGGACTTATGTATTCAAAGACATAGAACAGTTGCAGGcacccctcaacaaaatggcATTGCTGAAAGGATGAATAGAACAATCTTGGAAAGGGTTAGATGTATGATCTTGAGTGTTGGGCTGCCTAAAACATTCGGGGGAGAAGCTGCAGTTACAACAGTGTATTTGATAAATAGATGTCCTTCATCATCTATTGGATTTAAGACACAAATTGAGATGTGGAATGGCAAACCAGCTGATTACTCAAATTTGAAAGTATTTGGTTCTTTAGCATTTGCTCACACAAG AAATGAAGGACATTGCAGAAAcgcagaacattctccgtttcagTTCTGCAGAAACgcagaacattcttcgtttcagAACTGCAGAAACgcagaacgttctccagttAACAGTGCTTCAAACAACAATGGTGAGAGTGTTCAGATTGAGGTGGAGTCACCTGAAGATCAAGAGATTAATCATGAAGACATAATTGATACATCACTTGATGGCAATGTTGCAATAGAAACAGATTTAGTCAATTACAACTTGGTAAGGGATAAAGAAAGAAAGGTTATCAAGCCTCCAATCAGATATGGTGAAGCAGATTTAATTTGTTATACGTTAAGTGTTGCTGAAGATCTTCAAAGAGATGAACCAAACAACTACAGAGAAGCCATTAATGGTGAAGACAAAGAAGCTTGGATGACAGCTATGATTGAAGAAATGCAATCATTAGAAAAGAATCAAACCTGA